One genomic window of Buchnera aphidicola (Drepanosiphum platanoidis) includes the following:
- the proS gene encoding proline--tRNA ligase, which yields MKTDNYLISTMKENPKNIKNKSHSLMLRSGMIRKTSSGIYIWLPNGLKVLKKIKNIIKILINNIKGIEIDLPLLQSKKLWIQSNRINTYGKELFKLIDKNNKKFVLGSTHEEIITKFISKEILSYKKLPLILYQIKKKFRDEIRPRNGVVRSKEFIMKDAYSFHENKTCLKKTYLKFYKIYKKIFNFIKLKFCIVKTKSKTMGGKISHEFHAFSKDGEDKVIFYKKKNKTYIFKDFYKKHKNFKFFNLKKILKIQKTIFQNSKNKNKQYKILNTYKIFFLKTVKNCKYPTIAILTKKKKNINIKKIKKIKNIFLPIKFLNKKKIFKIIKINLKKKYAEFKKIPIFIDYTFLNLNINQIQLKIEKKIISKINWKNNNNVNIKFLKILKKSKKNKKNKKIIFIKNSIEIAHIFQLNKKYSKIFKAKVQNKNSHNKYIEMGCYGIGISRLISVIINQNYDKNGIIWPIDEISPFYISIIPINIKKKIISLYSQELYKILIKKKFDVIFFNTPENPGTLFSNSDLMGIPYKIIINEKNLRKELIEIKIRKNNKCYLIKLNKIIKFFKKKQKLSKKKIKKLLN from the coding sequence ATGAAAACAGATAATTATTTAATATCTACAATGAAAGAAAATCCTAAAAATATTAAAAATAAAAGTCATAGTTTAATGTTACGGTCAGGAATGATTCGAAAAACCTCTTCTGGAATATATATATGGCTTCCTAATGGATTAAAAGTATTAAAAAAAATAAAAAATATTATAAAAATTTTAATAAATAATATTAAAGGAATAGAAATTGATTTACCTTTATTACAATCTAAAAAATTATGGATACAAAGTAATAGAATAAATACTTACGGAAAAGAATTATTTAAATTAATAGATAAAAACAATAAAAAATTTGTATTAGGATCTACTCATGAAGAAATTATTACAAAATTTATTAGCAAAGAAATCTTATCTTATAAAAAACTTCCATTAATTTTATATCAAATAAAAAAAAAGTTTAGAGACGAAATTAGACCTAGAAATGGAGTAGTTAGATCAAAAGAATTTATTATGAAAGATGCATATTCGTTTCATGAAAATAAAACTTGTCTAAAAAAAACATATTTAAAATTTTATAAAATATATAAAAAAATTTTTAATTTCATAAAACTAAAATTTTGTATTGTAAAAACTAAATCAAAAACCATGGGTGGAAAAATTTCTCATGAATTTCATGCATTTTCAAAAGATGGGGAAGATAAAGTAATATTTTACAAAAAAAAAAATAAAACATATATTTTTAAAGATTTTTATAAAAAACATAAAAATTTTAAATTTTTTAATTTAAAAAAAATTCTAAAAATTCAAAAAACAATTTTTCAAAATTCAAAAAATAAAAATAAACAATATAAAATTTTAAATACCTATAAAATATTTTTTTTAAAAACTGTTAAAAATTGTAAATATCCAACAATAGCCATTTTAACAAAAAAAAAAAAAAATATAAATATAAAAAAAATTAAAAAGATTAAAAATATTTTTCTTCCAATAAAATTTTTAAATAAAAAAAAAATATTTAAAATTATTAAAATAAACTTAAAAAAAAAATACGCAGAATTTAAAAAAATTCCAATTTTTATTGATTATACATTTTTAAATTTAAATATAAATCAAATACAATTAAAAATTGAAAAAAAAATTATTAGTAAAATTAATTGGAAAAATAATAATAATGTTAATATAAAATTTTTAAAAATTTTAAAAAAATCTAAAAAAAACAAAAAAAATAAAAAAATTATATTTATCAAAAATAGTATAGAAATTGCTCACATATTTCAATTAAATAAAAAATATTCAAAAATTTTTAAAGCAAAAGTTCAAAATAAAAACTCTCATAATAAATATATTGAAATGGGTTGTTATGGAATTGGAATTAGTAGACTAATCAGTGTAATTATTAATCAAAATTATGATAAAAATGGAATAATTTGGCCAATTGATGAAATTTCTCCTTTTTATATTTCTATAATACCGATTAATATAAAAAAAAAAATTATATCTTTATATTCTCAAGAACTCTATAAAATATTAATAAAAAAAAAATTTGATGTAATTTTTTTTAATACACCTGAAAATCCAGGTACATTATTTTCAAATTCAGATTTAATGGGAATTCCATATAAAATTATAATTAATGAAAAAAATTTGAGAAAAGAACTAATAGAAATAAAAATAAGAAAAAATAATAAATGTTATCTAATCAAATTAAATAAAATTATTAAATTTTTTAAAAAAAAACAAAAATTATCAAAAAAAAAAATAAAAAAATTGTTAAACTAA
- a CDS encoding EscU/YscU/HrcU family type III secretion system export apparatus switch protein gives MSCDDEKTESPTRKKIKLSKDRGINRNFKDFCSFIIVFCSFLTIFFFKSKIFNIFFFLIIFSFNFNSEIINNNNFLFKYFFILKKIFLLFFLIMTLIFIFCIIPYILFNNRLFNFRNFIMDLNRLNPLLKFKKDFYKNILTEVFKILLQLFLFFIIFIFLLKRLFLKSLNLIQNFSNYNILYSIDLLFYYFFLFILFFFPVVLIDIFIQFYRYKNLLKMTKQELKDELKNSEKNFYLSSRIKKRQSHMISKKIKLKILNSDIIITDIKNYLVSLKYNIKTMKSPQIIYSIKGFLVNEIYFFGKKNNIFIFKSLKLSKILFQTSQTNKDIPKFLYRKIAKIFICSWKSKHKKNI, from the coding sequence ATGTCTTGTGATGATGAAAAAACTGAGTCTCCTACACGCAAAAAAATAAAATTATCTAAAGATCGAGGAATTAATAGAAATTTTAAAGATTTTTGTTCTTTTATTATTGTTTTTTGTAGTTTTTTAACTATATTTTTTTTTAAAAGTAAAATTTTTAATATTTTTTTTTTTTTAATAATATTTAGTTTTAATTTTAACTCAGAAATTATTAATAATAATAATTTTTTATTTAAATATTTTTTTATTTTAAAAAAAATTTTTTTATTGTTTTTTTTAATTATGACATTAATTTTTATATTTTGTATTATTCCTTATATTTTATTTAATAATCGTTTATTTAATTTTAGAAATTTTATTATGGATTTGAATAGATTAAATCCTTTGTTAAAATTTAAAAAAGATTTTTATAAAAATATATTAACAGAAGTTTTTAAAATTTTATTACAGTTATTCTTATTTTTTATTATTTTTATTTTTTTGTTAAAAAGACTTTTTTTAAAATCTTTAAATTTGATTCAAAATTTTTCTAATTATAATATTTTATATAGTATTGATTTGTTATTTTATTATTTTTTTTTATTTATATTGTTTTTTTTTCCAGTTGTTTTAATAGATATTTTTATTCAATTTTATAGATATAAAAATTTATTAAAAATGACTAAACAAGAATTAAAAGATGAATTAAAAAATTCAGAAAAAAATTTTTATTTATCATCTAGAATTAAAAAAAGACAAAGTCATATGATTAGTAAAAAAATAAAATTGAAAATTTTAAATTCTGATATAATTATTACTGATATTAAAAATTATTTAGTTTCTTTAAAATATAATATAAAAACTATGAAATCTCCTCAAATAATATATTCGATTAAAGGATTTTTAGTTAATGAAATTTATTTTTTTGGTAAAAAAAATAATATTTTTATTTTTAAATCTTTAAAATTGTCAAAAATTTTGTTTCAAACTAGTCAAACAAATAAAGATATTCCAAAATTTTTATATCGTAAAATTGCAAAAATATTTATTTGTTCATGGAAATCAAAACACAAAAAAAATATATAA
- a CDS encoding flagellar biosynthesis protein FlhA, which produces MKNFYLNFKNNISDINWKIFFGPILILMILLMMIFPLNPILLDFFFTFNIVISIIVLLVSMFIKKILNFTAFPSILLFTTLLRLSLNIASAKVILMSGHNGYFSAGHVIESFGNFLVGGNFSIGIIVFIILVIINFIVITKGSMRIAEVSARFALDGMPLKQMSVDSDLNTGLIKQKIAKKRRLEIFQESDFYGSMDGASKFVRGDAIAGILIMFVNIIGGLIIGVTTHQMNIYKAIKLYTLLTIGDGLVAQIPSLLISTAAGIIVSRVETNKNVSDQIFNQLFFNNPNLILLSSIIIGFFGFLPGMPNIIFLLFSFFLFIFFQWLKSKKNILKKNNKKKKFIDKNKKISWKDIRLEDTLRLELSFNLIKHFKKNNYGLLEKKIFFIRKRFSEDIGFLPPLIKIKKNINLLKNNYKIFLKGLEIANGIVYINKFIAIRNNKNNKKISGIPAKEPIFHMKSYWIDLKNYKKAIFYGYTVIDSISVIITHLDYIISISLYKLFGLYETQQMLNKINDYIPEIIENLSPNNLSLKIICKILKNLLFENVPIKDMQTILETLIEYSYNKKHDIEFLTSKVRLSLKKIIVQKLIHNNKVLYAVGMDCSLEKIFLRCLKKKIVIDSKILHLLFNEIYKYMKKKSLKFNSHILIVNDKLRFFLAKILKKKIFNLHILSYKEIPSFIKIKIFHYIKQDIN; this is translated from the coding sequence ATGAAAAATTTTTATTTAAATTTTAAAAATAATATTAGTGATATAAATTGGAAAATTTTTTTTGGACCAATATTGATTTTAATGATTTTATTAATGATGATTTTTCCTTTAAATCCAATTTTATTAGATTTTTTTTTTACATTTAATATAGTAATTTCTATAATAGTTCTTCTTGTTTCGATGTTTATAAAAAAAATTTTAAATTTTACAGCTTTTCCTTCAATTTTATTATTCACTACATTATTGAGATTATCTTTAAATATTGCTTCTGCTAAAGTAATATTAATGTCTGGTCATAATGGTTATTTTTCAGCTGGTCATGTAATTGAATCATTTGGAAATTTTTTAGTGGGTGGAAATTTTTCTATTGGAATAATAGTATTTATAATTTTAGTAATTATTAATTTTATAGTAATTACTAAAGGATCTATGCGTATAGCAGAAGTTTCAGCTAGATTTGCTTTAGATGGTATGCCTTTAAAACAAATGTCAGTTGACAGTGATTTAAATACAGGTTTAATAAAACAAAAAATAGCTAAAAAAAGACGTTTAGAAATTTTTCAAGAATCTGATTTTTATGGTTCTATGGATGGAGCAAGTAAATTTGTTCGAGGAGATGCTATTGCTGGTATATTAATTATGTTTGTAAATATTATAGGAGGTCTAATAATAGGTGTTACTACGCATCAGATGAATATTTATAAAGCTATTAAATTATATACCTTATTAACTATTGGAGATGGATTAGTTGCTCAGATACCATCATTATTAATTTCTACAGCTGCTGGTATAATTGTTTCTAGAGTAGAAACAAATAAAAACGTTAGTGACCAAATATTTAATCAACTTTTTTTTAATAATCCAAATTTAATTTTATTAAGTAGTATTATAATAGGATTTTTTGGTTTTTTACCTGGAATGCCTAATATTATATTTTTGTTATTTTCATTTTTTTTATTTATTTTTTTTCAATGGTTAAAAAGTAAGAAAAATATTTTAAAAAAAAATAATAAAAAAAAAAAGTTTATTGATAAAAATAAAAAAATTTCTTGGAAAGATATTCGCTTAGAAGATACTTTAAGATTAGAATTAAGTTTTAACTTAATAAAACATTTTAAAAAAAATAATTATGGTTTATTAGAAAAAAAAATTTTTTTTATTAGAAAGAGATTTTCTGAAGATATTGGTTTTTTACCTCCTTTAATAAAAATAAAAAAAAATATTAATTTATTAAAAAATAATTATAAAATTTTTTTAAAAGGATTAGAAATTGCTAATGGAATAGTTTATATTAATAAATTTATAGCTATTCGTAATAATAAAAACAATAAAAAAATTTCTGGTATTCCAGCAAAAGAACCAATATTTCATATGAAATCTTATTGGATAGATTTAAAAAATTATAAAAAAGCAATTTTTTATGGATATACTGTTATTGATTCGATTTCAGTTATTATAACTCATTTAGATTATATTATTTCTATTTCTTTATATAAATTATTTGGATTGTATGAAACTCAACAAATGTTAAATAAAATAAATGATTATATTCCTGAAATTATAGAGAATTTGTCTCCTAATAATTTATCATTAAAAATTATTTGTAAAATTTTAAAAAATTTATTATTTGAAAATGTTCCAATTAAAGATATGCAAACTATATTAGAAACTTTAATTGAATATTCTTATAATAAAAAACATGATATAGAATTTTTAACAAGTAAAGTAAGACTTTCTTTAAAAAAAATAATTGTTCAAAAATTAATTCATAATAATAAAGTTTTATATGCTGTTGGAATGGATTGTTCTTTAGAAAAAATTTTTTTAAGATGTTTGAAAAAAAAAATAGTAATAGATTCAAAAATATTACATTTATTATTTAACGAAATTTATAAATATATGAAAAAAAAATCATTAAAATTTAATTCTCATATATTAATTGTAAATGATAAATTACGTTTTTTTTTAGCAAAAATATTAAAAAAAAAAATATTTAATTTGCATATTTTATCTTATAAAGAAATTCCAAGTTTTATAAAAATAAAAATTTTTCATTATATTAAACAAGATATAAATTAA